A genomic window from Pseudonocardia broussonetiae includes:
- a CDS encoding LLM class flavin-dependent oxidoreductase, with the protein MKLALYLPNFRDKVTVKELEDLTELAEELDFDSVWTLDRIVVPESSDRQELQYSFGMMEGLPKALPVSARGEWFQGMPLIPWLAAKTSKVRIGMSIIDTPYRSPGVLAAELATIDHLSNGRLNVGVGSGWMPEEFAAASAAHIFPKRHKHVRETIEIMQGIWGNELFEYHGEFADFESCGFGAKPVQQPGPPIYFSGLKDPKRSAARIAKYGLSGWIGIQDSPEDIRNWRGSIQRELDELDTPRSVDDLDICSMLWTVITDVDVDQSPAGKVTNLMVGSEGQITDRLKSYKEAGLTMPLIWPPFADVPVSKTLDDLKRIKNDIMPKVDAS; encoded by the coding sequence ATGAAGCTCGCTCTCTACCTGCCCAACTTCCGCGACAAGGTGACGGTGAAGGAGTTGGAGGACCTCACCGAGCTGGCCGAGGAGCTGGACTTCGACTCGGTGTGGACGCTGGACCGGATCGTGGTGCCGGAGTCCTCGGACCGTCAGGAGCTGCAGTACTCGTTCGGGATGATGGAGGGCCTGCCCAAGGCGCTGCCGGTGTCGGCGCGGGGGGAGTGGTTCCAGGGGATGCCGTTGATCCCGTGGTTGGCGGCGAAGACGTCGAAGGTGCGGATCGGGATGAGCATCATCGATACCCCGTACCGGTCGCCGGGGGTGTTGGCGGCGGAGCTGGCCACGATCGACCACCTGTCCAACGGTCGCCTGAACGTGGGTGTGGGGTCGGGGTGGATGCCCGAGGAGTTCGCGGCGGCGAGTGCGGCGCACATCTTCCCCAAGCGGCACAAGCACGTGCGGGAGACGATCGAGATCATGCAGGGGATCTGGGGCAACGAGCTGTTCGAGTACCACGGGGAGTTCGCGGATTTCGAGTCGTGTGGTTTCGGGGCGAAGCCGGTGCAGCAGCCGGGTCCGCCGATTTACTTCTCGGGGTTGAAGGATCCGAAGCGGTCGGCGGCGCGGATCGCGAAGTACGGGTTGTCGGGGTGGATCGGGATCCAGGACTCGCCGGAGGACATCCGGAACTGGCGGGGGTCGATCCAGCGGGAGCTCGATGAGTTGGACACGCCGCGGTCGGTGGATGATCTGGACATCTGTTCGATGTTGTGGACGGTGATCACGGATGTGGATGTGGACCAGTCGCCGGCGGGGAAGGTGACGAACTTGATGGTGGGGTCGGAGGGGCAGATCACCGACCGGCTCAAGTCGTACAAGGAGGCGGGGTTGACGATGCCGTTGATCTGGCCGCCGTTCGCGGACGTGCCGGTGTCGAAGACGCTCGACGACCTGAAGCGGATCAAGAACGACATCATGCCGAAGGTCGACGCCAGCTAG
- a CDS encoding glucose 1-dehydrogenase: MAHTTPAPDRRRTAVGRVEGKVALITGGARGLGEATGRLMAQEGATVVLTDVLDSEGETLAKDITANGGTASYVHQDVTDEGAWAEITGAIVAEHGRLDIVVNNAGIVLDANVEDTTLEGWRHVNAINSEAVFLGTREAIRVMKAQDPRGGSIVNISSIAGLVGIDNLAAYNASKGAVRLFTKSAALHVAKQGYGIRINSVHPSYTWTPMVQHLGDNTGDRDAFFDALSQVHPLGRPGEPMDIAWGVLYLASDESPWVTGSELVIDGGITAA; the protein is encoded by the coding sequence GTGGCGCACACCACACCCGCACCAGATCGACGGAGGACTGCAGTGGGACGAGTTGAGGGCAAGGTCGCCCTGATCACCGGCGGCGCACGCGGACTGGGTGAGGCGACGGGTCGCCTGATGGCCCAGGAGGGTGCGACGGTGGTCCTCACCGACGTCCTCGACTCCGAGGGCGAGACGCTCGCCAAGGACATCACCGCGAACGGCGGCACCGCGAGCTACGTCCACCAGGACGTCACCGACGAGGGCGCCTGGGCCGAGATCACCGGCGCGATCGTCGCCGAGCACGGCCGCCTCGACATCGTCGTCAACAACGCCGGCATCGTCCTCGACGCGAACGTCGAGGACACCACCCTCGAGGGCTGGCGGCACGTCAACGCCATCAACAGCGAGGCCGTCTTCCTCGGCACCCGCGAGGCGATCCGCGTCATGAAGGCGCAGGACCCGCGGGGCGGCTCGATCGTCAACATCTCCTCGATCGCCGGCCTCGTCGGCATCGACAACCTCGCCGCGTACAACGCGTCGAAGGGCGCGGTGCGGCTGTTCACGAAGTCCGCGGCGCTGCACGTCGCCAAGCAGGGCTACGGCATCCGCATCAACTCGGTGCACCCCAGCTACACGTGGACGCCGATGGTGCAGCACCTCGGCGACAACACCGGTGACCGCGACGCCTTCTTCGACGCGCTCTCGCAGGTCCACCCCCTCGGCCGCCCCGGCGAGCCGATGGACATCGCCTGGGGCGTGCTCTACCTCGCCTCCGACGAGTCGCCCTGGGTCACGGGCTCCGAGCTCGTGATCGACGGCGGGATCACGGCGGCATGA
- a CDS encoding response regulator, with protein sequence MDVIAVDDDAAGLELLRMVLESAGHRVRTSADVAGGLRLLAEGPVPAAVVTDLLMGVDRDGGYRLISRIRADPAHDAVALVALTGVTSADDLVRARAAGADACLSKPIDVAEFLAVLLRVSAERVRAAAG encoded by the coding sequence ATGGATGTGATCGCGGTCGACGACGACGCCGCCGGCCTGGAGCTGCTGCGGATGGTCCTCGAGTCCGCCGGGCACCGGGTGCGCACGAGCGCGGACGTCGCGGGCGGCCTGCGGCTGCTCGCCGAGGGCCCGGTGCCCGCGGCGGTGGTCACCGACCTCCTCATGGGCGTCGACCGCGACGGCGGCTACCGGTTGATCAGCCGGATCCGCGCCGACCCCGCGCACGACGCGGTCGCCCTCGTCGCGCTGACCGGCGTGACCAGCGCCGACGACCTGGTGCGCGCCCGGGCCGCCGGCGCCGACGCCTGCCTGTCCAAACCGATCGACGTCGCGGAGTTCCTGGCCGTCCTGCTGCGGGTCAGCGCGGAGCGGGTGCGGGCAGCTGCCGGCTGA
- a CDS encoding ATP-binding protein, protein MHEVLRPDGVVGVDPHEVRVVRAAEVASLRRSSPDRAIVALARSSCPEETVAAQLAGADVVLPCVDGEEPSPELLAAACSAARVLAGRAAVQREETRRAAHEIAGNASAVAMAAQLLAAEAPARSRQLQSLAAQGAELAWRAGRAARSGSGPLEPLDVVPVLRSLCRVARSGDVVPTVRVVGPRAAHVLVDRVRFARAMTSVLGNARRAGSAAIEVRVRQEPDAVEVTVTDDGHGLPAGWDAGAALRPFTTGWEVPGDGLGLTEAAEFAVDHGGSLTVEPGPGTRVRLRLPAAPPRPVPAGAPLVSPVAEADWSVVRILEGIARRDPLAHSLDALVAAMEQRLPGSVCSILLLDQTAGTLLHGAGERLPQPYRAEIDGVRIGPFAGSCGTAAFTRSEVIAADIDTDARWADYRTVALRHGLRSCWSTPILDVDRGIVLGTFAVYHATSWTPDAAATELVQRLTHVAAVAIGTAELHEQLVESEARFRSTFETAGLGIALVDPGGRIQQANAALTAMAGRRVTGLRLVDVVDAEDARAIERAMAEVLDPMSGAVSAVVADRLPPAEVRLWVAGREEPLWAALGGSLVRGHDGGPRLFCLELYDLTERRRVAQARRERAVAEAANHAKSDLLALVSHELRTPLNAVIGFAQLLGAAALTEQQQRDGVGHILGAGRHLLRLIDDLIDLTGAETGQLRLAAEPVALSGVVGEALEIVTGLAVERGVVLSGPGDGPAQWVRADRQRLLQVLLNLLGNAIKFTPAGGRVTVGVERGAVRVTDTGPGIGPDHLDRLFTPFHRASDTGAEGSGLGLALSQRLTAAMGGRLAVESVVGAGSTFRVELAPCPPGGADVDGPEGGAPVHAPRGRVLYLEDDGASRQLLASALSRWPAVSLGLARTCAEARSLLVEHPVDLLVIDVELPDGNGWDLVRELAERGLGVPPAVVVTAGGRTAPPGMESVPVLGKPLVIDEVLAAISRQLPAPAPR, encoded by the coding sequence ATGCATGAGGTCCTCCGGCCCGACGGCGTCGTCGGCGTCGATCCGCACGAGGTCCGGGTCGTCCGCGCCGCCGAGGTCGCATCGCTGCGCCGATCGTCGCCCGATCGTGCCATCGTCGCGCTGGCCCGGTCGAGCTGCCCGGAGGAGACGGTCGCGGCGCAGCTGGCCGGGGCCGACGTCGTGCTGCCCTGCGTCGACGGGGAGGAGCCGTCGCCGGAGCTCCTCGCCGCAGCCTGCTCCGCCGCCCGGGTGCTGGCCGGCCGGGCCGCGGTGCAGCGGGAGGAGACCAGGCGCGCGGCCCACGAGATCGCGGGCAACGCCTCCGCCGTCGCGATGGCCGCGCAGCTGCTCGCCGCCGAGGCGCCCGCGCGGTCGCGGCAGCTGCAGTCCCTCGCCGCCCAGGGGGCCGAGCTCGCGTGGCGCGCCGGGCGGGCGGCGCGGTCCGGCAGCGGGCCGCTGGAGCCCCTCGACGTCGTCCCGGTGCTGCGCTCGCTGTGCCGGGTCGCGCGGTCGGGCGACGTGGTGCCCACCGTCCGCGTGGTCGGGCCGCGGGCCGCGCACGTGCTGGTCGACCGCGTGCGGTTCGCGCGGGCGATGACCAGCGTGCTGGGCAACGCCCGGCGGGCGGGCAGCGCGGCCATCGAGGTCCGGGTGCGGCAGGAGCCGGACGCCGTGGAGGTCACCGTCACCGACGACGGGCACGGGCTGCCGGCGGGCTGGGACGCCGGAGCCGCGCTGCGCCCGTTCACGACCGGGTGGGAGGTCCCCGGCGACGGGCTCGGCCTGACCGAGGCCGCGGAGTTCGCCGTCGACCACGGCGGGAGCCTGACGGTCGAGCCCGGGCCGGGCACGCGCGTCCGGCTCCGGCTGCCCGCCGCCCCGCCCCGGCCGGTGCCGGCGGGGGCGCCGCTGGTCTCCCCGGTCGCGGAGGCCGACTGGTCGGTCGTGCGGATCCTCGAGGGCATCGCGCGCCGCGACCCGCTCGCCCACAGCCTCGACGCGCTCGTCGCGGCGATGGAGCAGCGCCTGCCGGGCAGCGTCTGCTCGATCCTGCTGCTCGACCAGACCGCCGGCACGCTGCTGCACGGCGCGGGCGAGCGCCTCCCGCAGCCCTACCGCGCGGAGATCGACGGCGTGCGGATCGGACCGTTCGCGGGCTCCTGCGGCACGGCGGCCTTCACGCGCAGCGAGGTGATCGCCGCCGACATCGACACCGACGCGCGGTGGGCCGACTACCGCACCGTCGCGCTGCGCCACGGGCTCCGCTCGTGCTGGTCGACGCCGATCCTGGACGTCGACCGGGGGATCGTCCTGGGCACGTTCGCGGTCTACCACGCCACCAGCTGGACGCCCGACGCCGCGGCGACCGAGCTCGTGCAGCGGCTGACCCACGTGGCCGCCGTCGCGATCGGCACCGCGGAGCTGCACGAGCAGCTCGTCGAGAGCGAGGCGCGGTTCCGCAGCACGTTCGAGACCGCCGGCCTGGGGATCGCCCTCGTCGATCCCGGGGGCCGCATCCAGCAGGCGAACGCCGCGCTCACGGCCATGGCCGGCCGCCGGGTCACCGGGCTGCGGCTGGTCGACGTCGTCGACGCCGAGGACGCGCGGGCGATCGAGCGGGCGATGGCGGAGGTGCTCGACCCGATGTCGGGCGCGGTCTCCGCCGTCGTCGCCGACCGGCTCCCTCCGGCCGAGGTGCGACTCTGGGTCGCCGGCCGCGAGGAGCCGCTGTGGGCGGCGCTGGGCGGCTCGCTCGTGCGCGGCCACGACGGCGGACCGCGGCTGTTCTGCCTCGAGCTGTACGACCTGACCGAGCGCAGGCGGGTGGCGCAGGCCCGCCGCGAGCGGGCCGTCGCCGAGGCGGCCAACCACGCGAAGAGCGACCTGCTCGCGCTCGTCAGCCACGAGCTGCGCACGCCGCTCAACGCCGTCATCGGGTTCGCGCAGCTGCTCGGCGCGGCCGCGCTGACCGAGCAGCAGCAGCGCGACGGCGTCGGCCACATCCTCGGCGCCGGACGCCACCTGCTCCGGCTGATCGACGACCTGATCGACCTGACGGGCGCGGAGACCGGCCAGCTGCGGCTCGCCGCGGAGCCCGTCGCCCTGTCTGGGGTCGTGGGGGAGGCGCTGGAGATCGTCACCGGGCTGGCCGTGGAGCGGGGCGTCGTGCTCAGCGGCCCCGGTGACGGGCCGGCGCAGTGGGTCCGGGCCGACCGGCAGCGGCTCCTGCAGGTGCTGCTCAACCTGCTGGGCAACGCCATCAAGTTCACCCCGGCGGGCGGCCGGGTGACCGTCGGCGTCGAGCGGGGGGCGGTGCGGGTGACCGACACCGGACCGGGCATCGGGCCCGACCACCTCGACCGGCTCTTCACCCCCTTCCACCGCGCCAGCGACACCGGCGCCGAGGGCTCGGGCCTGGGCCTGGCGCTGTCGCAGCGGCTGACCGCCGCGATGGGCGGCCGGCTGGCCGTGGAGAGCGTCGTCGGGGCCGGCAGCACGTTCCGCGTGGAGCTGGCCCCGTGCCCGCCGGGAGGCGCCGACGTCGACGGTCCCGAGGGCGGCGCCCCGGTGCACGCGCCGCGCGGGCGGGTCCTCTACCTCGAGGACGACGGGGCGAGCCGGCAGCTGCTGGCGTCGGCGCTGTCGCGGTGGCCCGCGGTGTCGCTCGGGCTGGCCCGGACGTGTGCGGAGGCGCGGTCCCTGCTCGTCGAGCACCCGGTCGACCTGCTCGTGATCGACGTCGAGCTGCCCGACGGCAACGGCTGGGACCTCGTGCGCGAACTCGCCGAGCGGGGGCTCGGGGTGCCGCCCGCGGTCGTCGTCACGGCCGGGGGGCGCACCGCACCGCCCGGGATGGAGTCCGTGCCGGTCCTCGGCAAGCCGCTGGTCATCGACGAGGTGCTCGCGGCGATCAGCCGGCAGCTGCCCGCACCCGCTCCGCGCTGA
- a CDS encoding response regulator yields the protein MDDHQIFGELLGEALAANGMDVVGLCGTVAEALDAIAAAPPDVVVLDHNLPSGTGAGGVAAVKRLAPRTRVLMLTAAEQRGVLQEAMDAGCDGFVTKRHSVATVIAAVEAVLRGETPISPDVAGGLVGRRATTVGGDLTRREADVLHLIGAGLANQDIADELRISVNTVRNHVQRVLTKLDAHSKLEAVAIAARNGLLGSDRERTDRSP from the coding sequence GTGGACGATCACCAGATCTTCGGTGAGTTGCTCGGGGAGGCCCTCGCGGCGAACGGGATGGACGTCGTCGGCCTGTGCGGCACCGTCGCCGAGGCCCTCGACGCGATCGCCGCGGCGCCGCCCGACGTCGTCGTCCTCGACCACAACCTGCCGTCGGGGACCGGGGCCGGTGGGGTCGCGGCGGTGAAGCGGCTCGCGCCACGGACGCGCGTGCTCATGCTGACCGCCGCCGAGCAGCGCGGCGTCCTGCAGGAGGCGATGGACGCGGGCTGCGACGGCTTCGTGACCAAGCGGCACAGCGTGGCCACGGTGATCGCCGCGGTCGAGGCCGTGCTGCGCGGCGAGACCCCGATCTCGCCGGACGTCGCCGGGGGTCTCGTCGGCCGCCGCGCGACGACGGTCGGCGGCGACCTGACCCGCCGCGAGGCCGACGTCCTGCACCTCATCGGCGCCGGCCTGGCCAACCAGGACATCGCCGACGAGCTGCGGATCAGCGTCAACACCGTCCGCAACCACGTGCAGCGGGTGCTGACCAAGCTCGACGCCCACTCGAAGCTCGAAGCGGTCGCGATCGCGGCCCGCAACGGCCTGCTCGGGTCCGACCGGGAGCGCACCGACCGCTCCCCGTGA
- a CDS encoding helix-turn-helix transcriptional regulator: MSQLRAARDLRAFLRRHGSRTAGSAAVVVESLQLIVPTDCLAVSAWDPAARRHRTLATSYPGTDTSFFDDEWHHDPLFQLPLRRREPVRIGDLTAGERHGAVFDRVIDPAGFRDGVTQCLYASDGRYVGMVNANSQHAGTLDDDVVHLLDLVSPDLAAAIDPVPAPSPLTARLADGGVGGGGAEGFLLAADGTTRPLSPGARPDLVAALPPLGGLSDGTTHLVVGDAVIAVDTARSGDGTVVLHREVPPPDGLTARELHVLALVAEGHSNIRIGQRCGISARTVATHVEHILRKTGARNRAEAASRAARLRLVVGA; this comes from the coding sequence ATGAGCCAGCTGCGGGCGGCGCGCGACCTGCGCGCGTTCCTGCGGCGCCACGGCAGCCGGACGGCGGGGTCCGCGGCGGTCGTGGTGGAGTCGCTGCAGCTCATCGTGCCCACCGACTGCCTCGCCGTGTCCGCCTGGGACCCGGCCGCGCGGCGGCACCGGACGCTCGCGACGTCCTACCCCGGCACGGACACCTCGTTCTTCGACGACGAGTGGCACCACGACCCCCTGTTCCAGCTGCCCCTGCGGCGGCGCGAGCCGGTGCGGATCGGCGACCTGACCGCCGGCGAGCGCCACGGCGCCGTGTTCGACCGCGTGATCGACCCGGCCGGTTTCCGCGACGGCGTGACCCAGTGCCTGTACGCCTCCGACGGCCGCTACGTGGGCATGGTCAACGCCAACTCGCAGCACGCCGGGACCCTCGACGACGACGTCGTGCACCTGCTGGACCTGGTCTCACCGGACCTCGCCGCGGCGATCGACCCCGTGCCCGCGCCGTCGCCGCTGACCGCCCGCCTCGCCGACGGCGGGGTCGGCGGTGGCGGGGCCGAGGGCTTCCTGCTCGCCGCCGACGGCACGACGCGGCCGCTCTCGCCCGGGGCGCGGCCCGACCTCGTGGCCGCCCTCCCGCCGCTGGGCGGCCTGTCCGACGGCACCACCCACCTCGTCGTCGGCGACGCGGTGATCGCCGTCGACACCGCCCGCAGCGGCGACGGGACGGTCGTCCTGCACCGGGAGGTCCCGCCGCCCGACGGGCTCACCGCCCGGGAGCTGCACGTCCTGGCCCTGGTCGCCGAGGGGCACAGCAACATCCGGATCGGGCAGCGCTGCGGGATCAGCGCCCGCACCGTGGCCACGCACGTCGAGCACATCCTGCGGAAGACCGGCGCCCGCAACCGCGCCGAGGCCGCGAGCCGGGCAGCCCGCCTGCGGCTGGTCGTCGGCGCCTGA
- a CDS encoding amidase, with protein MSDELSWMSATELAAQVRSGALSPTEIATAVLDRVERINPDLNAIIHIDRDQVVRDAAELTAAVARGDELGPLHGVPYTIKDLTNVAGLPTTFGMVPLKHNTATEDAVLVWRMREAGGLFLGKTNTPESGYYGGTDNHLFGPTHNPWKRGHSAGGSSGGAAAAVAAGLGPLAEGSDGAGSVRIPASLCGVVGLKPTTGVVPQTILAGRYYNWAYHGPITRTVADNALMLDVVAGPDHADPLSIPRVEQSYIAALSGGVSGLRVAFSPDLGLGCHVDPEVLAVCREVLPVLEGLGATVTDATPGWGPASEAMWNGIWVPGFASEHDLLDWESLHGQVDDNLIALMREGEALTGVDVGRADVFRGGMWDTWTRFMDDYDVLVSPTLCSATIPLDRFAPEWLDGASLREQLLDWLLTYPYNMLNNPAITVPAGFTADGRPVGLQIAARHHQDALALRVAANVEQARPWADRRPPV; from the coding sequence ATGTCCGACGAGCTGAGCTGGATGTCCGCGACGGAGCTGGCGGCGCAGGTGCGCAGCGGCGCGCTGTCGCCGACCGAGATCGCCACGGCCGTCCTCGACCGGGTCGAGCGGATCAACCCCGACCTCAACGCGATCATCCACATCGACCGGGACCAGGTCGTCCGCGACGCCGCCGAGCTGACCGCCGCCGTCGCCCGGGGCGACGAGCTCGGCCCGCTGCACGGCGTCCCGTACACGATCAAGGACCTGACGAACGTCGCCGGGCTGCCGACCACGTTCGGCATGGTGCCGCTCAAGCACAACACCGCCACCGAGGACGCCGTGCTGGTGTGGCGGATGCGCGAGGCGGGCGGGCTGTTCCTGGGCAAGACCAACACCCCGGAGAGCGGCTACTACGGCGGCACCGACAACCACCTGTTCGGCCCGACCCACAACCCGTGGAAGCGCGGCCACAGCGCGGGCGGCTCCAGCGGCGGCGCCGCCGCGGCGGTGGCGGCCGGCCTCGGCCCGCTCGCCGAGGGCAGCGACGGCGCCGGATCGGTCCGCATCCCGGCGTCGCTGTGCGGGGTGGTCGGGCTCAAGCCGACCACCGGCGTCGTCCCGCAGACGATCCTCGCCGGCCGGTACTACAACTGGGCCTACCACGGCCCGATCACCCGGACCGTCGCCGACAACGCGCTGATGCTCGACGTCGTCGCCGGGCCCGACCACGCCGACCCGCTGTCGATCCCGCGCGTCGAGCAGTCCTACATCGCCGCGCTGAGCGGCGGCGTCTCCGGGCTGCGCGTGGCGTTCTCCCCCGACCTCGGCCTCGGCTGCCACGTCGACCCGGAGGTCCTGGCCGTGTGCCGGGAGGTCCTCCCGGTCCTCGAGGGGCTCGGTGCCACCGTCACCGACGCGACCCCCGGCTGGGGGCCGGCGTCCGAGGCGATGTGGAACGGCATCTGGGTGCCCGGCTTCGCCTCCGAGCACGACCTGCTCGACTGGGAGTCGCTGCACGGGCAGGTCGACGACAACCTGATCGCGCTCATGCGCGAGGGCGAGGCCCTGACCGGCGTCGACGTCGGACGGGCCGACGTCTTCCGCGGCGGGATGTGGGACACCTGGACCCGGTTCATGGACGACTACGACGTCCTCGTGTCCCCGACGCTGTGCAGCGCCACGATCCCGCTCGACCGGTTCGCCCCCGAGTGGCTCGACGGCGCGTCGCTGCGGGAGCAGCTGCTCGACTGGCTGCTCACCTACCCCTACAACATGCTCAACAACCCGGCGATCACCGTGCCGGCCGGGTTCACCGCCGACGGGCGGCCGGTCGGGCTGCAGATCGCCGCGCGCCACCACCAGGACGCGCTCGCGCTGCGCGTCGCCGCGAACGTCGAGCAGGCCCGTCCCTGGGCCGACCGCCGGCCGCCTGTCTGA